The genomic stretch AAACCGCCAAGTCTCTGGAACATATCACTGTCTTGCTTTTCATATCTTATATCTGACTGTTTGTGATAAGCCAAATACCAATGCATTGATGTAATTATTTATTGGTAGACTTTTGTTGGTGTAATGACTGTCTTGCATTCTAACATAAGCATTATGCAGTTGGGTAAAATGACTAGGGAAGAAATTGAGAAGGAACTTATTTCTACTGGGCTGTCATCTGAAGCTGTCCAGGGTATCATTGATGTGCTTTCGCTCAAGTCATTGTCCAAACTTGAAGGTTTTCTCTTAACCTTTTGTTGTTGGCTTATTATGCATGCTCCATATCATATACCTTTACTTGAATATTATATGAGGTAATGTTTCTACATTGGAAAATGTATTTACCTAAAAGACTAGCCTTTTTGCTTTATTTATTGTTAAGCTGATAACCTTGGCTTTCTTTATCCATATATGTGTTTGTTTTTTAATCTTCAGGACCTTTTGGCAAAGGTTCTTGTTTAATCTTGATATACTTATGCAGAGGTGGTAGGCTCTGATGTTGAAGCTGTTGCTGACTTGAAGAAACTCTTCTCCTTTGCGGAGCAGTATGGTTATGCTGATTGGATTTGTTTTGATGCATCAGTGGTCCGTGGCCTTGCATACTACACAGGAATTGTATTTGAGGTTGTTTTCAGCTCATCTCTTTCTTATGTCAACAGTAGGACCACTAACAAGCAGATAAGGGGCCATGTTGTCAAACTGCACATgaaagcttattttaaaagATATTATTCATTTTCAGACAATAATCTCTATTTTATTTACAAATAATATTTCTGTAGCATTTGGATGGTTTGGGTGTGTGAACTTTGAACTTGTAAGGTTCCTAACCccttttttcttcttaatatcACACAGCTCTCCTACGTATTCGAGAAAAGATATTTCTGCAGTGTTTCTAAAGTCAATTTTTGTGAAATCTGTTCTTTGAATCATTGTGAGAGCTTAAGCTACTATAGTCCATGCAGATTGGCAGGTTAATATTTTTGCCTGATTAGATAACATATTTTGTTCTGATAGAGTTTATTTGGATTTTTTTCCAATGTTGTGTTGATCTGACATTCCttcatttttcctttttcccAACAAATTTATTCTACATTACCTTTTTTCATGCCACCAGCTCCTGTTTTTGAAACTCTTAACACTTTTGTAGGCATTTGATAGAGAAGGAAAACTAAGAGCAATTTGTGGTGGTGGAAGGTATGATAGATTGCTTTCAACATTTGGAAGTGAAGATATACCGGCTTGTGGCTTTGGATTTGGAGATGCTGTTATAGTGGAAGTATGGCATGTTTTATCTTATCTCTGGTTTTTTATTGATAGAATTAAACAATCTGGTTGGTGTAAGAATAAGTTCAGTTTTAGATTGATGTTTAATGCAGATAAGGGCAACATCTGTTATTATGTACCTAAAACATAACCAATTCAATACACTAAGCATCACAAGTGCTATGCGTGTGCTAATTCATGCAATGTGGAGTGCAGAAATAAAAGTCTAGTACTCCCTCTGTTACAAATTATTAGttgctttgacttttttgataCATCTATTTTGCTATGGCATCTAGGTATaacatatgtctagatacatagcaattTCTATGTTCCAAAAAGTCAAAGCGacataatttggaacagagggagtacttgATAGCATGAAGCTCTTGAAAAGTATTATTGCAGTTTATACATCATTTTGAATCTGTGATACAGCTTCAAGGGAGTGGCATTGATTTGGGTGTGATTTGCGTTTCAACAGCTGCTGAAAATTCATCATTTTGAGTTTATGGTATTGCTTCAATGGAGTGGCTCTGATTACGTTGTAATTTGCGTTCTAACAGCTGCTGAAGGAAAAGGGTCTCTTGCCTGATATGTCACGCCAAATTGACGACATTGTCTTCCCTTTGGACGAAGAACTTGAAGGGCCAGCATCCAGTATTGCTGCCTCTCTGAGGAAGAAAGGCCGATCTGTTGACCTTGTAGAAGACAAACGTCTCAAATGGTATGCCTGCCATTTGTTTACCTTTCTTTTATCGCCGTGACTGAAATATCTGTTTTTGCTACTACTAGGGTATTTAAGCATGCGGAGAGGATCAACGCTAGCAGGCTGATTTTGGTTGGAAATTCTGAGTGGGAGCGAGGCATGGTTCGCGTAAAGATACTTTCAACCAGGGAAGAATTCGAGGTGAAGGCAGGTGAACTAGAGTGAttgtaatttataaaaatgttAACGTTATGCTAGCCTCGGCTAATGCTGGTGAGTGAGACCGAGAGGGATAAAATCAAACAGGAGCTAGCTATCCTGGAGTTTGACTTGCAGTAACAATTTTTTGGTGAGTAACATGTTGATGCTGTAACAGCAATTCATATTCATTCAGAATTCATGGGCACGACCCTTGCCAGCTAGTATGTTCATTTGACTGTAAATATACATCACACATACATAGCCTCCAGCTTGGCTAGGAAACCATTGGaccattttatttttgttttggttGAATCTGTTTTTTCCTTTAATGTAGTACTAAAAAAACTGATTTATCATGATTATTCTCTGCGCGATAATCACAGCCACTAATAGTCATCGGCCGTTGGTGGCCGGCGATGACTCAGGAGTCAGGATAGTGCTGCCGGCACCGGTCCGAGGTGCCAACGTAGCCGGAGCTAACGGTAAGGCCGCCGCCGATTGCCTATGGTCTCATTCTGCAACATCGGCTCTGGATGCGAGGACTACACCAGTTCACTGAATTATTACTAGagacatcacttggcatgtgctTGGCGAAGCCAGCATACAATGCACGTTTCATTGGCTCCTTTGCTGATTTTGATCGGGCCAGATTAGGAAACTAAAGGGGTGTTTAGTTTCCcttattttccaaaaaaaaaagaaaaggtttTGGTctatcattttgcaaaatagaattaaacaccatgcaaatttttttttgacaaaaaggTAGTTATTtttcattttggattttgacctCAAGAGGTAACCCCCCCACCCCCCACTCCAAAAAaaaagagcctcaagaggcTTTTATAAGGGcaataaattctgtattttgGATAGAACTCTGAAAATTTTAGCATTTTGCATTCCACCATTTCAAAATATTTGGTATTTTGTATTGtgcattttttttgaactaaacaccccctaaacaTGGAACCAACCCGCATGACTCCTATTCTGAGGCGGGAAGGCTAGAGAAACCCAAATTTGCACGCTATGCTGGCAGGGGTCATCTCATGGCGAACTATACATACTCGAAACAACTCCGGAGGCTGGTGGAAACTTTGGTCTGCTCTACAAGACTTAGGCGTTCACcctaaaaatctaaaactttttaaaattctccgtcacatcgaatcttatgacatatttatggagcattaaatatagataaaaaataactaattgcacaattcatCTATAATTTGTAAgctgaattttttaagtctagttagtctatatagttagataataattaaatccaaaaacatttttcggatctaaacaaggccctaacaaCGACCACGGACTAAGATTCAACAAACAATGGTGGACTAAAATTAATTTAACCACAACCACAGGGGAACGAACACAGAAATCTGCGAAAGAGGAGTCCCTGGATTCCATATCAGAGTTTTTTTTGTTGAGAAATTCCATCTCATAACACGCGTTACTGTACGTGGGTTGCCGGCCCATAGAAAAGCCCAAGACTTATTTTTTCTTTGGAGTAATCGGGCCCAATTAACTGCGCCTGCTGGATTCGCAATTCCCCAATCTGGCGCGCGCGGGGGCCACTGGTTGGCGCCActtcgccgccgcgccgccacaTGCTTCTTCCCTTcccaaacgaaaacaaaaatttttcCGCGAAAACCGTAGTCCGCCGATGCCCCGCGGCAGAAACACTCCTCCCATCTCGAAATTTCAAACCCAAATTGAGAGACGCCGTCGCCTCCCCTCCCATTTCAACTTCCCACCGAGCCAAAATGTTTCTCAGATtcctccgccgcgcgccgcgcTCTCCCCCTCTGGTTCTGGCCGTTCAACACCCAACCCCGAAAATCTTTCGAGCTCCCGCGATCTTTAAACCCCCGTACTTCCCTCCGCTCGGAATTCCCGCGCCCAGAAAAGTCTTCTCCTCCTCTCGCTTACTGCCCAATCTTTGAGCTCATCCGTCTCGCCGCCCGCCGGTCGTACATGGAGATCGCCAAGAACGGCATTGCGAGCGGCAGCGTTCGCGACCTGCCGCCATCGAAGCGGTTCAGGTACGTCGGCTCCCACCTCGGATCGACTCCTAGCGTGCTGCTGCCGGCCAAGAAGCGCGtgttgccgccgccgcagccgccggAGGAGGCACCTATTGCTCTCTGCCTCCCGGTGAAGAAGAGAGCCATCGTGGCGCCGCGGGTGCAGGTGGCGGacgccccgttctgcctcccgGCGAAGAAACGAGCCATCctggccgcgccgccgccggaggacGCGGCGCCTGCGTGCCTCCCCGCCAAGAAGCGCGCCTACGCAGCGCCGGCAGATGCGGCCGTGCCGGCGTGCGTTCCGGCCAAGAAGCGCCCGTgcggtccgccgccgccgccgccgccgggtgcGGTCGCCTCGGCCAAGAAGCGCGTCCATGCGCCAGCGCCTCGGGGCGACGCCGCCGGTTCTGTTCCGGCGTGCCTACCACCCGGCAGGCGCGCTTGCGCCGCGCCGCCGGTGGATACGGTTGCTTCGGCCTGCGCCTCGGCTAACAAGCGCCCCCACTCGCCGGCTCGGCGCGAGGACGCCGCGCGTTCCGCCCCGGTTTGCCTGCCCGTCAACAAGCGCGTGATGCCGCCTCCACCCGTGCAGTCAGATGGTGCTCGAGTAGTCAACGCCAAAGAAGCCAGGCCTCAAGGATCCAGTAAgcacgccggcggcggcgccatcaaTTCTAGAGTGGCGAGTGGCACTGAAGAACGCGCGAGAGGCGAAGAGTTCAAGAAACCTGAGAAGCCCATCAATCATAAGGGAATCAAGGAGCAGGTGCCCATGAAACTAAGCAAAGCAAGTTCACCCCGTAAAGGTAAAGGTCTGGAGAAACAACCCTGCAAGATCGTCGACGGCGAGCAGTCTGAAGTCGTGGTTGAAGTGCGCAAGAAATCCGACGAAGCGGCTGGTGCGAAGATAACATCAGTCAAAAAAGAGCCGAGGAATGGGTCTGACGAGGTGGCGCAAGAGCGAGAGGGAGAGCCCGTGGAGGTGGAGGACGACGATGGCGTGCTCTGCGCCGTGTGCGCGAGCACCGACGGCGACCCGTCGGACCCCATCGTGTTCTGCGACGGGTGCGACCTGATGGTGCACGCGTCCTGCTACGGCAACCCGCTCGCGCAGGCCATCCCCGACGGCGACTGGTTCTGCTCGCTCTGCATCGCCAAGAAGAACAAGCCGGCGGTGCGCCGCCGGAGCTGCTGCCTCTGCCCGTCCAGCGGCGGCGCGATGAAGCGCACGACGGATGGGAAGTGGGCGCACATCTCGTGCGCGCTGCTCGTGCCGGAGGTGTTCTTCCGGGACCCCGACGGCCGCGACGGCATCGACTGCTCCCGCGTCCCCGCCCCCCGGTTCGCCAAGGCTTGCTACATCTGCGAGGGCAACAAAGGGTGCGCCCTCGAGTGCGCCCAGCCCAAGTGTGGCCTCGGCTTCCATGTCTCGTGCGGCCTCGGCGCCGGCCTCTGCATCGAGTACCAGGAGGGAAAGGGCGGCGCCATCGTCGCCGGCTTCTGCAGAGAGCACACCGAGCTATGGGAGAAGGTAAAAACAATAACGACATTTACTAATTAGTTTGCTGACATTTAGCATCGTGACgcaatttttttttctgtctCCGTTTGTGTTTCTGTTGTTGCAGCAACAAGTGACAGGCAAGTACAAGATTGTGGCGAGAGGACAGGAATGATAATTTGGAAGATGAAGAAAATTGGGTGCTTAATTTCTTGACTGTGCTGAAGATATGCTTGTTATTAAAATTTGTGATCTAGGGTTCAATATTCATTTTGCTGTGCTAAATTGTATACCTAGAGTCCCGTGATCTATGTTAAGGGCCCGTTCGTTTAGGGCAGGATGGCACCGGGAATTGTTTCGGCTAATGAAAAATTCTGTAAAATTAACTAACAATTCCAGTCGGAATTTTTCCTGGGGCTCATTCCGGAGGAAGCGAAGATGCCCTAAGTTGGTTTTAAGGATCCAGATGTTACATTGTCCTCAAGAGTGCGATCAGAGAGTGTGCTACTGTCAGTAGCTTCAGATCTCGAGTTAGACTTTCAGAGGGCATTGTACTTATTTTCgtcttatttgataattaatgtttaatcatggattaattagatttaaaagattcatcttataaattattctctagttgtgtttttaatttttaaatagtctatatttaataatctaTGTATGTGTTCAAATATTCGATATAAGGGGAGTTAAATTTTACCATCGTGAATCAAACGTGGCCTAAATAGTTGTACTTTCAGAGGGATATCTTGTTGCTGTTTACATGATGTACTCACTCCGTCCTaaaaaaagagtgtcgttttatgATTTTGTGCTagaagtttgactcgatttatagaaaaatgcgtgcaatatttgtatttttaaataaatttgttaaaaatagacttaaagatcttgcCAATAATagtactaattatgtactataaatattaatattttttactatatatttagttaaaaatTATTTCTCAAAAAGTgcaaacgacacttattttgggacgaaGGGAGTAACCGTAAGTTGTAACTAGTCTGCATTTGACAATGCGGCTTCAATCACTTGTTCTGTACAAGGCTACGAGCCGATTATGTACTTTCTGAATGGATGGAACATGGGCTGCGATATCATCAGAGCCCATCAGCCAATTTAACATGCCTCGCATTCATGAgcacgttttttttttttgacaatgagcagggcctgtttagtttctaaaaaatgttgtaaaattttttaatttcCTGTCACGTCGAATATTACGgtatatgcatagagtattaaatatagagaaaagaaataactaattacacagtttatttgtaatttgtgagacgaatcttttgagcatagttagtctatgattggataatatttgttagagtaaaatacactggcggttctttaacttgtcagcctgtgtcactttggtccatgaacttgcaaacccgaaaaagtgactcctgaacttgtccgcctgtgccactttggttcaTGAAtttgcaaacgcgaaaaagtgcCCCCTGGACTTGTCGACCTGTGCCACCTTGGTCCATGAACATGCTGTTGTGAAACGATGTCTCCTCTGAAGAGACACCTCTTCATCATCTAATCGGTGATCTCATCTGGTGATAGGATTAGCAGTTAGCCTAGCAGTTAGCATGCCATCCGAAGGGGCATGTCCTTTGGCCAAGAGCAGTTGCTCTTCCTGTACTCAAACACCAAGGAGTCACGTCCGTACGATGTGATCTCTCACTTGTATATAATCTAACAAGATCAATGAAAGCAGCAGTTGTTCACTGTTTATTTACATTCACTCTTAACACGTTATCAGACACGTTGCTCTACGAGAACAGACAGAGGAACAGAAAGACGACGCCCAACAGAGGCATTTACATGTCTCTGAACCCCCATCGGTAAGCATGGCCAAGATTAACTTACCGTCTCACATCGTTCGTGGTCTGTTCTTCGCCCTCCGTCGCATCAGTGGAGTACGTCGTGGCCCGATCCGTCACCACGGCCACCATGCACAGCGTCACAGCGTCTTCGAGCGCCTTGGGCCTCGTGTTCGTCGCAACGCTGGCAATGGAGGCCATGGTTCTTTCGGCCGCCTCTTCGACTCCGCTGCTCGTGGCATCCGTGCAGATGCTGTTCCTCGTCGTCGCTGGAGCCCAATTCGCCGTGTCCGCCAGGCTTCTCCGCAAGAACTTCGTCTGCAGAGCCAGCCACCGTCCCCTCGCCTCGGCGTGGATG from Sorghum bicolor cultivar BTx623 chromosome 3, Sorghum_bicolor_NCBIv3, whole genome shotgun sequence encodes the following:
- the LOC8078757 gene encoding bromodomain-containing protein 1, which produces MEIAKNGIASGSVRDLPPSKRFRYVGSHLGSTPSVLLPAKKRVLPPPQPPEEAPIALCLPVKKRAIVAPRVQVADAPFCLPAKKRAILAAPPPEDAAPACLPAKKRAYAAPADAAVPACVPAKKRPCGPPPPPPPGAVASAKKRVHAPAPRGDAAGSVPACLPPGRRACAAPPVDTVASACASANKRPHSPARREDAARSAPVCLPVNKRVMPPPPVQSDGARVVNAKEARPQGSSKHAGGGAINSRVASGTEERARGEEFKKPEKPINHKGIKEQVPMKLSKASSPRKGKGLEKQPCKIVDGEQSEVVVEVRKKSDEAAGAKITSVKKEPRNGSDEVAQEREGEPVEVEDDDGVLCAVCASTDGDPSDPIVFCDGCDLMVHASCYGNPLAQAIPDGDWFCSLCIAKKNKPAVRRRSCCLCPSSGGAMKRTTDGKWAHISCALLVPEVFFRDPDGRDGIDCSRVPAPRFAKACYICEGNKGCALECAQPKCGLGFHVSCGLGAGLCIEYQEGKGGAIVAGFCREHTELWEKQQVTGKYKIVARGQE